The Quercus lobata isolate SW786 chromosome 9, ValleyOak3.0 Primary Assembly, whole genome shotgun sequence region CAGGACATCTGTTGACTTGTCAAACCCAAACATTTGTAAACTGCTGAATGTCTTTCATGGCTTCACCACAGCCTCTCTTTTAGCTAACTCTGCCACCTCTTTGTTACTTCTAAGAATACTAACAGAGAGAACTCACAAACCCTGAAGCTTCAACAATCCTtcacagaaagccaaaaaatagCTGCTCTCATAGAATCTTTAACAGCCCAGCTGAAACAACCAGCCATGGAATGCACCATCTCTACTTTTACAAAATAAACTGGATCCCCTCTATTTCCTTTTCCTACCCTTTCAACTCTCCTACAACAGGATTGGTTTCCAGTTGGAACACTCTCTAAAGGTTTGGATTTGCTTATCCTGCTGCTGTCAAGgcttttcattgttttttaaattgttagtTACCCTGCACATTGAAACCAAACTTTTACAATACATGACCACACTAGTGGCAGAGAAAGGCTCTTTCTTCAAAGTTTCCTTGTTCCTATAAGTCCAAATAGACCATAAAATAGAGACAAAAGACAACGTGAAGTACTTTTAACTTTTCTAAATTGACCCTAATTCCCTTTATCCATGCCTGAATCAAGTAAGACTGAATGAAATCAGTTCTAACGGatagataaaaacaaattagatatCTTTGGatgacaaggaaaaaaaaaatatggtctAAGGTTTTAGTTTCTTTGACACAAAGGATATAAGTCCTCAGATGTCTTCACAATACTGCCATCACAAGAAGAAAATCCAATAGAATCCTCCAATGAATGACAATCATTTTAAAAGTTAATTGTAACCTACATAACAGGTTCCAATGCTCAGGGTCTTCACTTAAGGTTGTGCTAGTAAGATCACTAAAGAACTGGCAGCTTTGTTTCTATAATTCCTGGTACGCAACAGCCATTATCCTATTTCAACCAAATAAGCCTCAGATTTGGAATGAGGTCTTATGAACTTATCAGCAACACAATCAGGAATTTGTAAAATTCTCTCAGCATCATTTTGACCATGAGTGACCAATTCAGAACTCCACCTTTAAGTATCTTTGATTAGCAAATTTGCCACAGCCTTTAGAGAATCTACCTTATGTACATACTTGGATGTTTATAAAGGTGTATTATCAATTCACGATGAAATGTAATATATTAggctaaaatgacaaaataacaAGGAAAATGTgacaaaacataaattaaagaCAAAATGGACTAAAACAACATAACAAGTAGGGCAGGGCTTACAAATCTAAGTAGACTACCTTCTCCATTCTTCAATCTTTTCTACACTGTTGTTTGCCTGCATAAGTCCAATTATTGTAAAGATGAACATGTGAAATGGGTCTGGAAAATTCCAAGAACATCCAGAGCCCAAAGCACAAAAGTCATATGGTAAGAACTTCTGTCATAAAGAGGAATGGTATGTAAGAAATAAGTTTTAGACTGTCAATATTACAAATCAATGAGGCAATGCATGTGATAGGCTGTAGCACCTTTCCATTCAAACTTGAcgttatatatattctaaataaCAAATTGCAGGGGAAAAAGATGTGTTACTTTGAAATGATATTCAAATATTATTAAGGTTCAGTCTCACCTCTGGCTCAACACCAGCATCACATGGGATGACGAGGTGTAAGAGGTTAACCTAACATTGCAAAATAATGGCAGCACATGGCTAAGGCCATTTAGTAATACACTCAATAATATCTATTATTCAcagtatttgtttatttctattAGTGACATTATTAACTTTACAGACTTTGTTGTCAATCACAATCAAAAAGCTTTTCCTTGCCACTCTTTGTTCTTTCAAGTCAAATTGCTAGGAGTCTCGTTGACAACTCTAATCAAACATATGGTGGGCAATCCATTCATAAATGTACacttaagagaaaaagatagtGCAACAATCAATAGAACTTGAATTAAGAAGACAGACAGTGACTTACATGTAATGAAGAGAAAAAAGTTGATTAACCTTCCTGGTCACCTTCACTAGATTCCTCCCAATCGCTTGACTCCTCACAATCTGTTTTGGCTGCTGTACATCGTTAGAGTTTCCTTCTCCATTAGGTCCAGCCCTATCATAGTCATCACGGGTCTACTTGGCATTGCCAAAATTATGATGGAGAACATCCAAATCCTTAATAAGGAATGATGCTATTGCATGCTTTCTGGTCTTGCAAGGAAGTGGAGATCGTGTGGAGTTTACTCAATTGCTTGCATCAGTCGAGCCATCCCCAACCCTGAATTTTTGCAACTTACTTGCTCGGTTTTTGTCGGTGCAGGATGATTATCGAAAAGAGGTCTTTGCTATATCGGCCTGGCTATTATGGAATAGGAGAAACGCATCTCACTTTGGCCGTCCAGTGCACCCTATTGCAAATATCGTCTCTATGGCTGGTAACATGCTGCAGGAGTTTTTGATAGCAGAAGACAAGGAACCAGTGAAACCTCTCCCTCCCATCTCGCACCAGTGGCGTCCACCTGAGCTGAATCAGTACAAAGTGAACTTTGATGCTGCTGTATTCAGAACCACAAATTCGGCTGGAATTGGAGTTATTGTTCGAGATTGGAGGGGTGAACTTGGTGCGCTGTGGCTCACTCCATCGCTGATATGGAGGCTTTGGCAGGCTGAGTTTGGGCTTCAAACAGTTGTTTTTGAAGGGGATTCAACTATGGTTATCAATGCCATAGACCAAGGCAATGCTGGATTCTCAACCTATGGAAACGTCATTGAAGACATACGCTGTCAAGCCGTGCTTTTTCAGTCCTCTGTGTTCAACCATGTTAATCGTTCTTGTAACTGTGTTGCTGTTGCTTTAGCAAAAAAAGCTAAAAGGGGTTGGGGTCCCAGGTGTGGCTTGTTGATCCACCTGAGGATATTACCTCTCTTTTGCTATTTGATGTCCATTGAACATGCTTTATTAATATTAGCCC contains the following coding sequences:
- the LOC115959727 gene encoding uncharacterized protein LOC115959727; this encodes MAGNMLQEFLIAEDKEPVKPLPPISHQWRPPELNQYKVNFDAAVFRTTNSAGIGVIVRDWRGELGALWLTPSLIWRLWQAEFGLQTVVFEGDSTMVINAIDQGNAGFSTYGNVIEDIRCQAVLFQSSVFNHVNRSCNCVAVALAKKAKRGWGPRCGLLIHLRILPLFCYLMSIEHALLILAQTSCLVSQKKKV